In one Lolium rigidum isolate FL_2022 chromosome 3, APGP_CSIRO_Lrig_0.1, whole genome shotgun sequence genomic region, the following are encoded:
- the LOC124697868 gene encoding 17.4 kDa class I heat shock protein yields MSLIRRADVFDPFSLDLWDPFPFGSGSGSIFPRASSDTAAFAGARIDWKETPEAHVFKADVPGLKKEEVKVEVEDGNVLQISGERNKEQEEKSDTWHRVERSSGKFLRRFRLPDNSKTEQIKASMENGVLTVTVPKEEAKKPDAKPVQITG; encoded by the coding sequence ATGTCGCTGATTCGCCGCGCCGACGTGTTCGACCCCTTCTCTCTTGATCTCTGGGACCCATTTCCCTTCggttccggcagcggcagcatctTCCCTCGCGCCAGCTCCGACACCGCGGCCTTCGCTGGCGCGCGGATCGACTGGAAGGAGACGCCCGAGGCTCACGTGTTCAAGGCGGACGTGCCGGGGCTgaagaaggaggaggtgaaggtggaggtggaggacggcaATGTGCTCCAGATCAGCGGCGAGCGGAACAAGGAGCAGGAGGAGAAGTCCGACACCTGGCACCGCGTCGAGCGCAGCAGCGGCAAGTTTCTGCGCAGGTTCCGGCTCCCGGACAACTCCAAGACGGAGCAGATCAAGGCGTCCATGGAGAACGGCGTGCTCACCGTGACCGTGCCCAAGGAGGAGGCCAAGAAGCCCGATGCCAAGCCCGTCCAGATCACCGGCTAG
- the LOC124702022 gene encoding LRR receptor-like serine/threonine-protein kinase FEI 1, translated as MGSFLRKQPGFLFVLIILHCVAHEARALSTDGEALLAFKKAVTNSDGIFLNWREQDADPCNWKGVRCDIPTKRVINLSLAYRKLVGPIPPEIGRLNLLQTLSLEGNSLYGSLPPELGNCTQLQGLYLQGNYISGYIPSEFGDLVELETLDLSSNTLRGSIPQSLDKLTKLSSFNVSMNFLTGAIPSDGSLANFNETSFIGNRNLCGKQINSVCKDAVQSPSDGAQLPSPDLFCCFIMLGDGSKSSSTRLVISAIATVGALLLVALMCFWGCFLYKNFGKKDIHGFGVELCGGSSVVMFHGDLPYATKDILKKLENMDEASVIGSGGFGTVYKLAMDDGNVFALKRIVKTTEGRDRYFDRELEILGSVKHRNLVNLRGYCNSPSSKLLIYDYLPGGSLDGVLHVPEKKADPADLTEPAEPTEPVEPLDWDTRINIILGAAKGLAYLHHDCSPRIIHRDIKSSNILLDANFEARVSDFGLAKLLEDEESHITTIVAGTFGYLAPEYMQSGRATETTDVYSFGVLVLEILNGKRPTDASFIEKGLNIVGWLNFLVGENREREIVDPNCEGVQIETLDALLSLAKQCVSSLPEERPTMHRVVQMLESDVITPCPSDFYDSE; from the exons ATGGGCTCTTTTTTGAGAAAACAGCCCGGTTTCCTCTTTGTTTTGATAATTCTGCACTGTGTGGCTCATGAAGCAAGAGCGCTAAGTACAGATG GTGAAGCACTTCTTGCCTTCAAGAAGGCAGTTACGAATTCAGATGGGATCTTTTTGAACTGGCGTGAACAAGATGCGGATCCATGCAACTGGAAGGGTGTTAGATGTGATATTCCCACTAAAAGAGTGATAAACCT GAGTCTCGCATATCGCAAGTTGGTTGGGCCCATACCACCTGAAATTGGGAGGCTAAATCTGTTACAGACTTT ATCACTAGAGGGGAACAGTTTGTATGGTTCACTCCCTCCTGAATTAGGAAATTGTACCCAGTTGCAAGGACT GTATCTACAAGGAAATTATATAAGTGGATATATCCCTTCAGAGTTTGGTGATCTTGTAGAACTTGAGACACT GGACTTGTCCAGTAATACATTGAGGGGATCAATCCCACAGTCTCTTGATAAGCTGACCAAACTTTCATCATT CAACGTATCCATGAACTTCCTGACAGGAGCAATACCATCAGATGGTTCACTTGCCAATTTTAATGAAACTTC CTTCATTGGAAACCGTAATTTATGCGGGAAGCAGATTAATTCAGTGTGCAAAGATGCAGTTCAATCACCATCAGATGGCGCTCAACTACCTTCTCCAG ATTTATTTTGCTGTTTTATTATGTTAGGTGATGGGAGCAAAAGTTCCTCTACCAGACTTGTTATAAGTGCAATAGCAACAGTAGGAGCTCTGCTATTGGTGGCTTTGATGTGTTTCTGGGGATGTTTTCTGTACAAGAATTTCGGAAAGAAAGATATTCATGGTTTTGGGGTGGAGCTATGTGGAG GCTCTTCCGTTGTGATGTTCCACGGGGACCTCCCTTATGCCACCAAAGATATCCTCAAGAAACTAGAGAACATGGATGAGGCAAGTGTCATTGGATCAGGCGGCTTCGGAACTGTTTATAAACTTGCAATGGATGACGGTAACGTCTTTGCATTGAAAAGGATAGTGAAAACAACTGAAGGGCGTGACCGGTACTTCGATAGAGAACTCGAGATATTGGGAAGCGTGAAGCATCGTAATTTGGTCAACCTCCGTGGCTATTGCAATtcgccttcatcaaaactgctgatatATGACTACCTTCCAGGTGGAAGCCTGGATGGAGTGCTACATGTACCTG AAAAAAAAGCTGACCCAGCTGACCTAACTGAACCAGCTGAACCAACTGAGCCAGTTGAACCGTTGGATTGGGATACGCGCATTAACATAATACTTGGAGCTGCAAAAGGCCTGGCTTACTTGCATCACGACTGTTCACCTCGAATAATACATCGTGATATTAAGTCAAGCAATATCTTACTGGACGCCAATTTTGAAGCCCGTGTATCAGACTTCGGACTTGCAAAACTACTCGAGGATGAAGAATCTCATATTACTACAATAGTTGCAGGAACATTTGGATATCTTGCGCCAG AGTATATGCAGAGTGGCAGGGCTACTGAAACGACGGACGTCTACAGTTTTGGAGTTTTGGTGCTTGAGATACTAAATGGAAAGAGGCCTACTGATGCATCCTTCATTGAGAAGGGGCTGAACATTGTTGGATGG CTAAATTTCCTGGTCGGCGAGAACCGTGAGCGGGAAATCGTTGATCCAAATTGTGAAGGCGTGCAGATTGAGACCCTGGATGCCCTGCTCTCTCTTGCCAAACAATGCGTGAGCTCTTTGCCAGAGGAGCGGCCGACAATGCATAGGGTGGTACAGATGCTAGAGTCGGATGTAATTACGCCATGCCCTAGCGATTTCTATGATTCAGAATAG
- the LOC124702021 gene encoding SH3 domain-containing protein 2-like — protein MEALKKQASKLREHVAKQQQAVRKTFSARYNPDTSLVDEAELECHHNLQALYNSTRAAKQFQRTIVRGVEGFVAVSTKQMEIVKKLAEDCCKYGNNNLSSGFALGRASVEFGKTHSQMEVERDKLLKVLGEQVFEPLREMIMSAPLEDARLLTYRYQRIRQDMESQIADVMRKQLKSKESSGNADSAKLQHAESKLSELRTTLAALGREATAAMEAVEVQQQQVTFDRLLAMVDAERTYHQTVADILNKLHDEMLLAKHHEESDNNHDEPSSEPSPEPKISSTHAHSNSTSEDPAPAVPETSEPTRNGQEVNYVGEVIHPFDAQADGELSIAVGDFVVVRQVSPNGWSEGECKGKAGWFPSAYVEQRDKAPASKVIEPGRLTA, from the exons ATGGAGGCGCTCAAGAAGCAGGCCAGCAAGCTCCGGGAGCACGTCGCCAAGCAGCAACAG GCGGTTCGCAAGACATTCAGCGCACGCTATAATCCAGACACTTCTCTTGTCGATGAAGCTGAACTCGAGTGCCATCACAATCTCCAGGCACTTTATAATTCCACAAGAGCAGCTAAA CAATTCCAACGAACCATTGTACGAGGTGTGGAGGGTTTTGTTGCTGTTAGCACCAAACAGATGGAGATAG TGAAAAAGCTTGCTGAGGACTGTTGCAAATATGGAAACAACAATCTGAGTTCTGGTTTTGCTCTTGGAAGGGCTTCGGTTGAGTTTGGTAAAACCCACAGCCAAATGGAGGTGGAGCGGGACAAACTTCTTAAAGTTCTTGGAGAGCAG GTTTTTGAGCCTCTCCGGGAAATGATAATGAGTGCCCCCCTTGAAGATGCTCGCTTGTTAACTTACCGTTATCAACGGATAAGACAAGATATGGAGTCTCAG ATAGCTGATGTGATGAGAAAGCAACTGAAGTCCAAGGAGAGTAGTGGTAATGCAGATTCGGCGAAACTGCAACATGCAGAATCAAAATTATCAGAGCTCCGAACTACGCTAGCAGCATTAGGAAGAGAAGCAACTGCAGCCATGGAGGCTGTTGAGGTTCAGCAGCAACAGGTTACCTTCGACCGTCTCCTTGCAATG GTTGATGCCGAGAGAACTTATCATCAGACTGTTGCTGATATTCTGAACAAACTCCATGATGAG ATGCTCCTTGCAAAACATCATGAGGAGTCAGACAACAACCATGATGAGCCATCGTCAGAACCATCACCCGAGCCAAAAATATCCTCAACACATGCGCACTCAAATAGCACATCAGAAGATCCAGCACCAGCAGTGCCTGAAACTAGTGAACCTACAAGGAACGGTCAggaagtgaattatgttggggag GTAATCCATCCCTTCGATGCTCAGGCTGATGGTGAGCTAAGTATTGCCGTGGGTGATTTCGTTGTGGTCCGCCAG GTGTCTCCAAACGGGTGGTCGGAAGGGGAGTGCAAAGGAAAGGCTGGCTGGTTCCCATCTGCCTACGTAGAGCAGAGGGACAAGGCCCCGGCAAGCAAGGTGATAGAGCCCGGACGTCTGACTGCTTGA